Within the Oryzias melastigma strain HK-1 linkage group LG8, ASM292280v2, whole genome shotgun sequence genome, the region AGATGCTCACCACTGCATGATTTATGCTGCACTTTAGTCAGCAGGAAGTCCGTCAGGATCCATCCGGTGAAGTACGCACAGTGTGATTCAGGGGTCTTAGAACCGAATCCGCTTGAATCGTGTCAAACcgttaacaaaacaaaaggacGCACAACAGGTGGCGAcgagtttaaaatgacaaatgttgGTTTAAAATAGACTCGCCCTTccgcagcaaaaacacaagataacctATATGTTTGATAAACCTGATTCATCCACTAACAATTCACCATTTACACAGCAAACATTGCAAATATAGAAACCCATATCTGTACATAGTTATGAATTAAATATATGCAAGGAGGAgggaaaaagtgttttgttcaaATGGGTCCAGATAGTTCTCAAAAAATGTCGAGGTGTCAGTATCTTCGTAGAGTAGTTCCATAGTACACAACAGCAAATCCACTGTCACAGGACTTGGCCATGCGATACCCAAAACCTATTATCCACTgtaacatatatttatatatatattattattctCAATAAATTTCTCCTGGTGAATGCTTTACACAATGTGACAAATTCAAAGAATCTTCACCCCATTTTCTTCACAGTCAAGAGAGAATGTTACGCGCGAGTGACTAGCTGATTATAATATGAAAGTATCCACTGATTTTTAGTCGTCGGAGGAGGTTCATGTGtcatttcaacaaaataaagtccattttaaaaacacctaaatggGTTATGATTTATGTTGAGCTGAAACTCCTTTCCAGTAGTCTAAAATGTCATGCAGGTCCTCGTCCTTTGCAAACTGGACTTTCTTTCGCAGTGCATGCCCAGCAGCCATGTACTCCTCATCTTTATGGCGTTTTCGGTGGAGTCTGAAGCGCTCCCAGATGCTGTGTGAGGGTTTGCAGTAGTATTCGGGACTGGAGGAGTAGCTTAGATTGTGATACTGAGATGGCATTTGAGAAAACGCTAAGTCTCTGGAGCGGGAGTGGGTGAGAGGATCCAATAACTTGTGGCTGTCGGGTCCTTCCAGTTCTTCTATCTGAGCATCGGGGTATGAGTGCCTGTGCTCACTGTATTGGCGGATCTTCTCTGCCTCAGCCCTGAGGATGGCAGCAGCTGGTGTTACAGTGAGGATGGTCTCTCCAGTTGGGGACGTCTTTTCTATGTACTTGGATTCAGAGCGATAAGGCCTTGGGCTTCTCATGGGTCCTCCTGTGGCAGTGCTGGGTCTCTTAGGAGAGACATCGGAACTGCGATGCCTCTGCAGAGAGTGGTGGTAGCTATCTTTATAAACTGGGGATAAAAGACCAGATTTGTTCTGGGGGTGCTCTGATAATAGGACAAGCTGGGGTTCTGCGGTGGACACGGCTCCAGATTTAACCCCCTGAAATGAAGTGGATTCAGACTTAAGGGCATCTATGCAGTTGTTGATGATCTGATTGACTTTATCCACCTCTTTTGCAATGGTGGATATTTCAGCCACTGATCCTTGACTGTTCCCGGCCATTCCAAGATCACACTCTCTACGCTCGTGGTGATCCATACTTCTGACATCCATGTAGTTCCCCTTGATCATTTTAGGAGTCTCACTTATCTCCTGGAATTTATACTGCTCCATTTCACCTGCAGATGGTAGGTATGGCATTCTTCCCATGCTCTCCCCAGCCAATAACTGCTTCTGTGACATGCGAGAAATAGTCCCACCTTCCAGTTCCTGTCCATACTTCAGTTccattatgtttttctttaggcTGCctgcttttttgtgcttttcatcTTGCTGGCGCTTTCTTCGCAGGCAGTAGTAAACAACCCCAAGAAAAATGACCATACTAAAGAGGCAGCCTAAAATTGTCATAATGTAGTGAGTAGCTGTCGCATTATTTACAATTCTTTCCTTTCCATTCCGAGGGTTTGTAGAAACTATTAGGCAAGTGTGGTTGTGTCTTAGAGAGTTGCGTATTGAAACGATGCAGTACGTGTAATTGATGTGGGGTTTCAGGTTTTTTAGCTCAATGTCCTCCTTTTTGTCTTTCAGGTTTTGAATATCTGTGAAGAAGCTGTTGTTGTAAAGAGCCAGAATGTACATCTTTTTGTATGGATCAGGAATCTGGATAGTAATTGTTGCCCCTGCTTTTGTTATTTCCTTCAGTTCCATCTTAAGTTTTCCTTGCACTTCGTTTTCCGTGGTGCTAACAGTAATGTCGTCTGGTTCGGTGCCTGAGGGACATTCATCCATCCCACAAAGCGTTGAGTCGGGTGGTATTGTTGTGGACTCAATGGAAATGGAGATGAATGGTGTCACGTAGTCGTCGGTACACACAGTCGTCAGCATGTGGAGGGCATTTCGGTACGTTGGGTTGTTGGGATTCTGGCTCAGTAAACTGTATCCTGAGACGCCAGGCGGGGAGTCACACACCATACGCTCATTGGTACGGTTTGGAAAAACTGAGAGCCATTTCACAAATCCCAGTAACTCACAGGAGCAGTTGAAAGGGTTGGTGTACAGCTCACAGGTGGTGAGTTTCGTTAAACTGGTGAATGTGGACCCATCCAACTGCTGGATGCGGTTCATGGAGAGATCGATGTTCTCGATGTTTGGGCACTCCCAGAAGGCATTAGGTGTCACAGTCTCAATCAGGTTTGCCTGGAGGTAGAGGTACTGCAGCTTTCCCAGACCCCGAAGAATCCCCTCTGTCAGGTTCCGTAGCTTGTTGAAGCCCATCTGAAGTACTTGTAGGTTGAACTGAGCAGAGAAGGCCCCATCCTCTATGTAGGAAATTTCATTCTTGGTCAAGTTCAGGTAGGTTAAGTTGGCAAAGCGGCTAAGGGCAGAATAAtggatactttttattttgttttcatttagacGAAGGTCCACGATGGTGCTGTTGATATGCTGTGGGATGGCCTCAAATGGTGGTTGGTTTTGGCTACAAATTGCAAGCCAGACAAAGCCCTTTTCTCCTTCGATTAACCAGCAGTCTCCATTCACTCTGCCAACATGAGTCAAATATACAATGGTTACAGACCAAAACAAGGCACTCATCACCGTGCCTGAGCTGCAGGCCATCGGTGCTTCTTTGAGAGTCATGTGCAGGGCCAAAAAGTATCAAAGGAGAGCAATGCCACTGTTTCAAAACCTTTTAAGGGACCTTGTCAGAAAATCAGCTGGATGTTCGGCTGCTCTCAGGGCCAGTCCTTTTATTTGTCGCTGCTGCATTGATGGATGATTGAGGATGAATATTGTCCTGAAGCATCAGCAGATAAATGTGGGGTATCTCTTCTTGGTTTGTTTCATTGAGACTCGTCTGCAGTTTACTTGTGGCGATGTTCAAAAACAGATTCCTCCACTTCAGCTTtgcttgtgctttttttccttcagaagtAAACCTCATTAAACAGCCTCATCTTGGTGAATCTGTCAGCTCCCTCCTCACTGTGACTCATGTGCACAGAAGAATAACCTGCAACACAGAGACAAGACAAAATCGATCTTAGGTACAGAGCTGATGCTAGATGCAGCTTAAAGACATACATGTTGcatgtttttactaaaattgtAGGTTGTCCAATTTGGATTAATTTTAAATCCTCCATGTTTTTTGCTTCACCAGTTGctttttcacagtttaaaaGATGTGTGAACTCCCAGTAGTATTTTGGTACTTAAGAAAACTGCTGGCCAATTACAGCTGAACAGGTAATGGGAAGCAGACTCTTTGTTTTTACACCATTAACCAGAAGACTTCCAGGGAGGAGGACAATGTTAAGAAACACCATTAAAATTACATGTACCACATCTTGCAACGTGACAGTCAGATCAATATATTTAGCATCCTCCTCTaagaagaaaacactttttgtttattGGTCAAAGAAGAAATTCAATAGAATGTAAGGGTAAGAGACAAAAGTGCAAATTAAACCTATTACCTGTGGTTTATGTGATGAAAACTACTATAGCAgtattaaaacacaaattggTGTGCATAGAGAAGCATCCAACTGTGATGTAGCCTTAACTCGTCTGTCTTCTCAAGTTATCTCAAGAGAGACCACTGATTATCCTTACAAGATACAAATGAGCTGCAAAAATTCTAAGAGAAACTGTTAAATGTACATTATACCTCCagcttgtttgcttttttaagctCTATTGGACTACAAAAAATAGACTATCTTCTTCAGCTGGGGATCATTCGTCACAATGTGCTGTTTAAATGTTACTAAAGTG harbors:
- the elfn1a gene encoding protein ELFN1, whose translation is MTLKEAPMACSSGTVMSALFWSVTIVYLTHVGRVNGDCWLIEGEKGFVWLAICSQNQPPFEAIPQHINSTIVDLRLNENKIKSIHYSALSRFANLTYLNLTKNEISYIEDGAFSAQFNLQVLQMGFNKLRNLTEGILRGLGKLQYLYLQANLIETVTPNAFWECPNIENIDLSMNRIQQLDGSTFTSLTKLTTCELYTNPFNCSCELLGFVKWLSVFPNRTNERMVCDSPPGVSGYSLLSQNPNNPTYRNALHMLTTVCTDDYVTPFISISIESTTIPPDSTLCGMDECPSGTEPDDITVSTTENEVQGKLKMELKEITKAGATITIQIPDPYKKMYILALYNNSFFTDIQNLKDKKEDIELKNLKPHINYTYCIVSIRNSLRHNHTCLIVSTNPRNGKERIVNNATATHYIMTILGCLFSMVIFLGVVYYCLRRKRQQDEKHKKAGSLKKNIMELKYGQELEGGTISRMSQKQLLAGESMGRMPYLPSAGEMEQYKFQEISETPKMIKGNYMDVRSMDHHERRECDLGMAGNSQGSVAEISTIAKEVDKVNQIINNCIDALKSESTSFQGVKSGAVSTAEPQLVLLSEHPQNKSGLLSPVYKDSYHHSLQRHRSSDVSPKRPSTATGGPMRSPRPYRSESKYIEKTSPTGETILTVTPAAAILRAEAEKIRQYSEHRHSYPDAQIEELEGPDSHKLLDPLTHSRSRDLAFSQMPSQYHNLSYSSSPEYYCKPSHSIWERFRLHRKRHKDEEYMAAGHALRKKVQFAKDEDLHDILDYWKGVSAQHKS